In one window of Pseudodesulfovibrio sediminis DNA:
- a CDS encoding SpoIIE family protein phosphatase — MSEQTRKELLHIVSAELEQNAVSLLLLLERGGQVMTLAVRNLAKETGYALSQEQPEFGVLPYFTIDFADPDYEPPDAEKNIKYFKLSRGGTHRPIKISLDHPTAYIAPGVSQKAVTKDLYMLQRMEEMFRSVYGELPDRPFWLNVGLESGVLMTYPGHGNFPHMYDQRTQDWYKKAFWVDGSWVAQVNPITRTTVSTVSYAIRDPKGGFLGAASLDVPVHAMLPEDQLEEQWQGKIKTVMVYRDPDGDADGKGLPILAQQESKTNGRHHWMSGVEQEWLTFDDPVGYEVLLKAMDMQSSGVVELTYKGEDSVCAFASNDVYSFLLIAPKTVVLRLPNDVADTMNSVFAQVRSLSLIVSGVMFLVTGLIAWFGSRAITQPLLSMTRVARKLAGGDFSARIAQKTGDERDDLIESFNEMGPQLEKLMQFQKDMELAKEVQRLLLPHSEPCLAGYDLSGGIAYCDQTGGDYYDFVDALNETGKGLGVVLGDVSGHGVPSALVMAAARGQLHTLANVSLAPHERMQSINEVLSRDLFGTGRFLTMFYLRLRENDPNVKWVRAGHDPAVRFNPATGEFGELKGEGLPLGVMEEYEYQSYETTLADGEVLVVATDGVWEARNKEGQMFGKERMLAIVRENAHKSAETIRLAIMDAVNDYHGGNQEDDIAVVVIKTAENRQIMKRESISFRMTNKDNCFKCFQPKVEEFGNAHGLHPKIVFHLTLVLDELITNIISYGYADFDEHPIDVSISIDGDILTIQVEDDSTPFNILDAPPPELDVPLEERGKPVGGMGIHLVKNMVHHIDYKREGGKNVLTLSKNISKTHCPLKG, encoded by the coding sequence ATGAGTGAGCAGACGCGTAAGGAACTGCTTCATATTGTGTCTGCCGAACTGGAGCAGAACGCCGTTTCCCTGCTTCTCCTTTTGGAGCGTGGGGGGCAGGTCATGACTCTGGCTGTACGAAATCTGGCCAAGGAGACGGGATATGCCTTGAGCCAGGAGCAACCTGAGTTCGGCGTTTTGCCTTATTTTACCATTGATTTTGCCGACCCTGACTATGAGCCTCCGGATGCAGAGAAAAATATTAAGTATTTCAAGCTGTCCAGGGGAGGCACGCATCGTCCCATAAAGATCAGCCTTGATCACCCTACCGCCTATATTGCTCCCGGGGTGTCGCAGAAAGCTGTGACAAAGGATCTCTATATGCTGCAACGCATGGAAGAGATGTTCAGGAGCGTGTATGGTGAATTGCCTGACCGCCCGTTTTGGCTCAATGTCGGGTTGGAGTCCGGTGTACTCATGACCTACCCCGGTCATGGAAACTTTCCGCATATGTATGATCAGCGGACCCAGGATTGGTACAAGAAAGCTTTCTGGGTTGACGGGAGCTGGGTCGCTCAGGTGAATCCCATTACCCGGACCACTGTGTCCACTGTCTCTTATGCGATTCGTGACCCAAAGGGCGGATTCCTGGGGGCAGCCTCCCTTGATGTCCCTGTCCATGCCATGTTGCCTGAAGATCAACTGGAGGAACAATGGCAGGGGAAAATCAAGACCGTCATGGTGTATCGTGATCCTGACGGCGATGCAGACGGCAAGGGCTTGCCCATATTGGCTCAGCAGGAGTCGAAGACCAATGGTCGTCATCACTGGATGTCCGGCGTGGAGCAGGAGTGGCTCACCTTTGATGATCCCGTCGGCTATGAGGTGTTGCTCAAGGCCATGGACATGCAGTCGTCCGGTGTGGTCGAGCTGACGTACAAGGGGGAGGATTCGGTTTGCGCTTTTGCATCCAATGATGTGTATTCATTTCTTCTTATCGCTCCAAAGACCGTCGTGCTTCGATTGCCCAATGATGTCGCTGATACCATGAATAGCGTCTTTGCCCAGGTGCGGAGCCTTTCCTTGATTGTTTCGGGCGTCATGTTCCTCGTTACCGGTCTCATCGCCTGGTTCGGTTCCCGGGCAATCACACAGCCGCTGCTTTCGATGACTCGTGTGGCTCGGAAGTTGGCCGGGGGTGACTTCTCTGCCCGTATTGCACAGAAAACGGGCGATGAACGCGATGACCTTATCGAGTCGTTCAACGAAATGGGGCCTCAGCTCGAAAAACTCATGCAGTTTCAGAAGGACATGGAGCTGGCCAAGGAAGTGCAACGGCTGCTCCTGCCACACTCGGAACCTTGTCTGGCTGGATACGATCTTTCCGGTGGTATTGCCTACTGCGATCAGACCGGGGGCGATTATTACGATTTCGTCGATGCTCTCAACGAAACAGGCAAGGGGCTGGGGGTCGTCCTCGGCGACGTGTCCGGTCACGGTGTCCCCTCGGCGCTGGTGATGGCTGCGGCCAGAGGACAGCTGCATACTTTGGCCAATGTGTCGCTGGCTCCGCATGAGCGCATGCAGTCCATCAACGAAGTGCTCAGCCGGGATCTGTTCGGGACAGGGCGTTTCCTGACCATGTTTTATCTGCGGCTCAGGGAGAATGACCCCAATGTGAAATGGGTGCGGGCAGGGCACGATCCAGCCGTTCGTTTCAACCCGGCCACCGGGGAATTTGGTGAGCTCAAAGGAGAAGGGCTTCCCCTTGGGGTCATGGAAGAGTATGAATATCAGTCTTATGAGACGACACTGGCCGATGGTGAGGTGCTGGTGGTTGCCACGGACGGCGTCTGGGAAGCCCGGAACAAAGAGGGCCAGATGTTTGGCAAGGAGAGAATGCTTGCCATTGTCAGGGAGAATGCACATAAAAGTGCTGAGACTATTCGTCTTGCAATAATGGACGCCGTGAACGACTATCACGGCGGCAACCAGGAAGACGACATCGCCGTGGTGGTAATAAAAACAGCAGAGAATCGGCAGATCATGAAGCGCGAAAGTATTTCTTTCAGGATGACCAACAAGGACAATTGCTTTAAGTGCTTCCAGCCCAAGGTGGAAGAGTTCGGCAACGCGCATGGCCTGCATCCGAAGATCGTCTTTCATCTCACGCTGGTTCTGGATGAACTCATCACCAATATCATCTCGTACGGGTATGCGGATTTTGATGAGCATCCCATTGATGTATCCATTTCCATTGACGGGGATATCCTGACCATTCAGGTGGAAGACGATTCAACGCCTTTCAATATCCTTGATGCGCCCCCCCCGGAACTGGACGTGCCGCTTGAAGAGCGGGGCAAGCCTGTTGGAGGCATGGGCATTCATCTGGTCAAGAATATGGTGCATCACATCGACTACAAGCGGGAAGGCGGCAAGAACGTCCTGACCCTGTCCAAAAATATCAGCAAAACGCATTGCCCCCTGAAGGGGTAA
- a CDS encoding zinc dependent phospholipase C family protein: protein MPGAYAHLTMVNRFKTPQALDGIPGFTGEMAFPVTQWLKFLELGAVSPDYPYLKLLNDEAEHWANAMHHHKVGDRLKAGIRYVRDLDGVAKSKCFVWLLGFASHIAMDVTIHPVVNLKVGKYEDNKTDHRICEMNQDVHIFRELNLGAMAEAEIIRARIANCGAQDDTNNLDPDVKEAWTHMIVETSDAQERKKYPLNVGGWHGNFVSMLDNVEDTSRLPAFARHVLSGLGVGYPREDELQETFLLNLKVPGNRRMAYDDIFDKAQGNVAMLWSLIGRGCYGVDDDFESKIHNWDLDSGKVQEDESCVFWRD from the coding sequence ATGCCTGGAGCATATGCACATTTGACGATGGTCAATAGGTTTAAAACCCCTCAAGCCCTGGATGGCATTCCGGGCTTTACCGGGGAAATGGCGTTCCCTGTGACGCAGTGGCTGAAATTTCTGGAGTTGGGCGCAGTCAGCCCTGATTATCCGTACCTTAAGCTGCTCAATGACGAAGCCGAACATTGGGCCAATGCCATGCACCACCATAAGGTTGGAGATCGGTTGAAGGCGGGCATCAGGTATGTTCGCGATCTGGACGGCGTGGCCAAGTCGAAGTGCTTTGTCTGGCTGCTGGGGTTTGCCTCGCATATCGCCATGGATGTCACCATCCATCCCGTGGTCAACCTCAAGGTGGGCAAGTACGAGGACAACAAGACCGATCATCGCATTTGCGAGATGAATCAGGATGTCCATATCTTTCGGGAGCTGAATCTGGGTGCCATGGCGGAAGCCGAGATCATCCGTGCCAGGATAGCCAATTGCGGGGCACAGGACGACACGAACAACCTTGATCCCGACGTGAAGGAAGCCTGGACGCACATGATTGTGGAGACCTCCGATGCGCAGGAGCGGAAGAAATACCCGCTCAATGTGGGGGGGTGGCATGGCAACTTCGTGTCCATGCTCGACAATGTCGAGGACACATCCCGGCTTCCCGCCTTTGCGCGCCATGTCCTGTCCGGTTTGGGGGTGGGATATCCGAGAGAGGACGAGTTGCAGGAGACCTTTCTCCTCAATCTAAAGGTGCCTGGCAACAGGCGCATGGCCTATGACGATATTTTCGATAAGGCCCAGGGAAACGTGGCCATGCTCTGGTCGCTCATCGGCCGTGGATGCTACGGCGTTGATGATGATTTTGAGAGCAAAATTCATAACTGGGACCTGGATTCCGGTAAGGTGCAAGAAGATGAATCCTGCGTGTTTTGGAGGGATTGA
- a CDS encoding STAS domain-containing protein, with protein sequence MALTQAAENGITILTVDGNLDGEGTQALEEKVLGLLESGETKILFDFSSLDYINSSGLRVLVLAYQRLKKASGTVAICGVKDYIQEVFEVSGYDKIFPLYPAQTDAIGKM encoded by the coding sequence ATGGCACTGACTCAAGCAGCGGAAAACGGCATCACCATCCTTACCGTGGATGGCAATCTCGACGGCGAAGGCACGCAGGCTCTGGAAGAGAAGGTTCTGGGTCTGCTCGAATCTGGTGAAACCAAAATCCTGTTCGATTTTTCAAGTCTTGATTATATCAACAGTTCGGGATTGCGTGTGCTGGTCCTTGCCTATCAGCGGCTGAAAAAGGCATCCGGCACGGTGGCCATTTGCGGCGTGAAGGATTATATTCAGGAAGTGTTCGAAGTCTCGGGATACGACAAGATCTTCCCGCTGTATCCGGCACAGACGGATGCCATCGGCAAAATGTAG
- a CDS encoding ABC transporter ATP-binding protein/permease, with amino-acid sequence MPHPNEQKRITKTSLYSWVLYKNLSLQITIVGIIVVTVAMRVLPLEMQKRIINEAIGMKDLPALWRYCALYIGAVTLAGILKYCINLMQVYIGEKTLKVVRERLYEHLLSLPIQFYRRTSPGNVISYLITEFIPVATFIGQAVAVPAVNVLTFLAMAGYMIHLNPTIGLISISIYPIELLILPRIQKHFRRANRSRIHHTQAMSGLVGEAVSGVHEVHSNASIPLEKGRFSEVLEKLYKATVTQNGIKFGIKFVNNFFMSLGPFVLFLIGGYYAIQGHFDVGAIVAFLTAYEKLYDPWKELMEFWQVYQDSSVRYEQIMRAFDHNPEFKQVAEGREPYALDNDIEIRNLSFVVGGNIRLLDNVSLKIKGGEHVALVGFSGSGKSTLALCVAQLYKYTGGNVLVGGREVSELTKQDISYNLGMVAQHPFIFDGTVKENLLYSCKSLSMQGGACGNSGEEPSLDDLIKITQQVGLFTDVLAFALRSRLCDEATNYASLKDAILASRQEFQEGQDGMYADVAEYIEFFDMDKYSRYMTVAENIAFGAASDGRFDQEHLHEHPRFMEFVENHGLMAHLQVLGETLARVVTDELGPEPEHEDFTNCPIPEAEYTEYQKVANRLDSGEPLSEKETSLIFKLALAYTPGVHKQAELDKGFANRVVRSRREFMEGVTSDYPGAFSFFTNDEYIDSLNIQDNILFGRVRTGVEGTEDEINHRIMQALIMQGALEPVAEMGLNFQVGSMGDRLSGGQRQKVALARTFLKTPPILILDEATAALDNKSQGRVQNILTNNWKGKSTVLAVIHRLDMLPYYDKIVVLKAGRVVEQGNYEELLEKRGALHMLIHGKED; translated from the coding sequence ATGCCGCATCCCAACGAACAAAAACGCATTACAAAAACCTCCCTCTACTCGTGGGTTCTCTACAAGAACCTCTCTCTGCAGATTACGATAGTCGGAATAATCGTCGTCACCGTTGCCATGCGCGTTCTCCCTCTGGAGATGCAGAAACGGATTATCAACGAAGCCATCGGCATGAAGGACCTCCCGGCCCTGTGGCGATACTGCGCACTGTATATCGGCGCGGTGACCCTGGCCGGAATCCTGAAATACTGCATCAATCTCATGCAGGTCTATATCGGCGAGAAGACCCTCAAAGTGGTCCGCGAACGGCTCTATGAGCACCTGCTCTCTCTCCCGATTCAGTTTTATCGCCGCACATCACCCGGTAATGTCATTTCCTATCTCATCACCGAGTTCATCCCGGTAGCCACGTTCATCGGGCAGGCCGTGGCCGTCCCGGCCGTCAACGTGCTCACCTTCCTGGCCATGGCCGGATACATGATCCACCTCAACCCCACCATCGGGTTGATCTCCATTTCCATTTATCCCATCGAACTCCTCATCCTGCCTCGCATCCAAAAACATTTCCGCAGGGCGAATCGCAGCCGCATCCACCACACACAGGCCATGTCCGGCCTGGTCGGTGAAGCCGTTTCAGGCGTGCACGAAGTACACTCGAACGCATCCATTCCCCTTGAGAAAGGGCGTTTCTCCGAAGTGCTGGAAAAGCTGTACAAAGCCACTGTCACACAAAACGGCATCAAATTCGGCATCAAGTTCGTGAACAACTTCTTCATGAGCCTCGGACCGTTCGTCCTCTTTCTCATAGGCGGTTACTACGCCATTCAGGGACATTTTGACGTGGGTGCCATCGTGGCCTTCCTGACAGCGTACGAAAAACTCTATGACCCGTGGAAGGAACTCATGGAGTTCTGGCAGGTCTATCAGGACAGCTCGGTGCGCTACGAACAGATCATGCGCGCCTTTGATCACAATCCCGAATTCAAACAGGTGGCGGAAGGACGCGAACCCTACGCGCTGGACAACGACATCGAGATCCGCAACCTCTCATTCGTGGTGGGCGGCAACATTCGACTGCTTGACAATGTGTCCCTGAAGATCAAGGGCGGCGAGCATGTGGCTCTGGTGGGCTTTTCCGGGTCCGGCAAGTCCACACTGGCGCTCTGCGTGGCCCAACTCTACAAGTATACCGGCGGCAATGTCCTGGTGGGCGGCCGAGAAGTCTCGGAGCTGACCAAGCAGGACATCTCCTACAACCTCGGCATGGTGGCCCAGCATCCCTTCATCTTTGACGGCACAGTGAAAGAGAACCTGCTCTACTCCTGCAAATCCCTGAGCATGCAGGGCGGGGCATGCGGCAACAGCGGCGAAGAGCCCTCACTTGACGACCTCATCAAGATCACCCAGCAGGTAGGCCTGTTCACAGACGTACTCGCCTTTGCCCTGCGCTCCAGGCTCTGTGACGAGGCAACCAACTATGCGTCACTCAAGGATGCCATCCTCGCTTCACGACAGGAATTCCAGGAAGGACAGGACGGCATGTATGCCGATGTCGCCGAGTACATCGAATTTTTCGACATGGACAAATACAGCCGGTACATGACCGTTGCTGAAAACATCGCCTTTGGCGCGGCTTCGGATGGTCGATTCGACCAGGAACACCTGCACGAGCACCCCCGTTTCATGGAATTCGTGGAGAATCACGGATTGATGGCACATCTTCAGGTGCTCGGTGAGACCCTGGCCCGCGTGGTCACGGATGAACTGGGACCGGAACCGGAACACGAGGACTTCACCAACTGCCCTATTCCGGAAGCCGAATACACCGAATACCAGAAAGTCGCCAACCGACTCGATTCCGGCGAACCGCTCTCCGAAAAGGAAACCAGCCTCATTTTCAAACTCGCGCTGGCGTATACCCCCGGCGTGCACAAGCAGGCCGAACTGGACAAGGGTTTCGCCAACAGGGTCGTTCGCTCTCGTCGGGAATTCATGGAAGGCGTGACGTCCGATTATCCAGGGGCATTCAGTTTCTTCACCAATGACGAGTATATCGATTCATTGAATATTCAGGACAACATCCTGTTCGGACGCGTGCGCACCGGCGTCGAAGGAACAGAAGACGAGATCAACCACCGCATCATGCAGGCGTTGATCATGCAGGGTGCGCTGGAACCCGTGGCCGAAATGGGACTCAACTTTCAGGTCGGCTCCATGGGCGACCGCCTCTCCGGTGGTCAACGACAGAAAGTCGCCCTGGCACGGACCTTTCTCAAGACGCCGCCCATTCTCATTCTGGACGAAGCCACGGCCGCACTGGACAACAAGTCGCAGGGACGTGTGCAGAATATCCTGACCAACAACTGGAAAGGCAAGTCCACAGTGCTGGCGGTCATCCATAGACTCGACATGCTCCCCTACTACGACAAGATCGTGGTGCTCAAGGCCGGTCGCGTGGTCGAACAGGGCAACTACGAGGAACTCCTTGAGAAAAGGGGGGCCCTGCATATGCTTATCCACGGAAAGGAAGACTGA